The Bremerella alba genome includes a window with the following:
- a CDS encoding PVC-type heme-binding CxxCH protein, which yields MIRTLLLAIALVVSCVTFSQANPLVYEGESGIGKGKHIVFLAGDHEYRSEESLPALARILAKHHGFKCTVLFSIDKKSGEILPGSSYMPGTEALKTADLMVIFLRFQDFPPEQMQPIVDYLERGGPVVGMRTSTHAFKIPENSEFARFSYNYKGKDYPLGFGRQVLGETWAGHYGKNHVMSTRLDIVPQRKEHAVLRGVKNPWVQAGGYWTEPMEDSTVLAMAQPLQTMEAGSPAAEGKMPCPGVWVRNYQSKSGKQGRVFTTTYGASEDLLNDGFRRMMVNGCLWAAGMEQQIKPDLNIDFVGPYQPVTFRFGGHRKGVTPAELQGWDVPILPDHSQGSKKKVTAMKAPPREQRRNARKRTVKDAKNSRIENPPEVTDADFSAFAIYEKTAPRPKSADPVPTSLPLKLKKGDHVALIGNTLFERSQDFGHFEAMLQKKFPQHQLVVRHLAWSADAIDVQPRPDNFADTQQHLVHENADVILAAFGFNESFAGPAGLADFRQALTKYLSDLKSKSFNGKSAARIVLVSPIANENIDNVPAASLNNANIQLYIDVMQEVAAEQEVAFVNVFPATAAEMDSPGTDLTINGVHLNQSGDQVFSAALFQQLFQEEPPAVSELLLDTIVDKNTQFFRRFRPLNTFYYTGGRNKDYGYLDFLPAMRNFDMMVANRDERIWDIAQGKDVPAKVDDSNVPSLPMTKQSRGANEWMSAEDEKKAFDVDPRFEVNLFAGEEEFPDIVNPIQMRWDSKARLWVSCSTTYPHVYPGNEPDDKLVILEDTDGDGKADKSTVFADNLHIPLSFEFGDGGVYVSEQPHLSFLKDNDGDDKADVHKVVLRGFGTEDSHHSLHDFTWTPDGDLIFRESIFHHSQVETPYGPVRQQNSGWFRFDPKAQRLISFGTYHSTNPWGVTFDHWGQHMASHPVYAEAHHAVDPPFPLQNDRPKGLQAYSGVCGHHFVDWSTFPSELQGTFIKVRYKPTNRVEILNWKEGPFGYTEEYVGDLLFSRNLSFIPVDLQWGPRGALYVCDWYNPIKGHAQYSLRDERRDRHSGRIWRITAKGMPLQDLPKIADASNEELIELLKRPEYAVRFMAKRELGDRDQAQVKRLLDAWLKTLDPSDPEYRHHQMEGIWTYRWIDAVDMVPTGEGTPERDLPVAVGVLEDLLACDNQHARAAATKQLRYWYPYVPQWEQRLKTAANDKNAIVRMQAAIAATYIGSKPAFTAMLDVLKHPRDGHVAYAITSALMSKPMRTHWEGNPRYGIARILKQSAKDSEIKEPKPTVAQAKFDAQKDLREVKITCLDERMLFDVKHFMVKPGQPLKIVFTNPDATDHNFVIVQPDALAEVGMAANEMAKDPTNADSDFIPREKMDLIIENTPMIGPTRAAQIAVLRFNAPKEEGIYPYVCTFPGHWVVMNGVMVVAQDDASAQALMDASVPQVIKEWKMTDFADFADHPRQKDDATLVRGMTAFVKARCNQCHVVAGHGTNLGPDLTESVKKLKGKELLQQMVDPSSQVNEKFQNVQFLTIGGRVITGVVVKEDKEAFHVATNLLTPNSLTTIPKDDVEQMAQSKISPMPGGLLNTLTKQEIYDLHSYLEAGGYEMPEHLKHLHNHGTHGEGN from the coding sequence ATGATTCGCACTCTTTTGTTGGCAATTGCGCTCGTCGTTTCTTGTGTTACGTTCTCCCAGGCCAATCCGCTCGTCTACGAGGGCGAGTCCGGTATTGGCAAAGGGAAACATATCGTGTTCCTTGCCGGTGATCACGAATACCGCTCCGAGGAATCGCTTCCGGCGTTGGCTCGAATTCTCGCCAAGCACCATGGTTTTAAATGCACCGTGCTGTTTTCGATCGACAAAAAGTCAGGCGAGATCCTCCCTGGTTCCAGCTATATGCCTGGGACCGAGGCCTTGAAAACGGCCGATCTGATGGTGATCTTCCTGCGTTTTCAAGACTTTCCTCCAGAGCAAATGCAGCCGATTGTCGACTACCTAGAGCGGGGCGGTCCTGTCGTTGGTATGCGAACGTCGACCCATGCGTTCAAAATCCCTGAAAACTCCGAGTTCGCTCGCTTCAGCTACAACTACAAAGGTAAGGACTACCCGCTAGGATTCGGGCGCCAGGTTTTAGGAGAAACGTGGGCTGGCCACTACGGCAAGAACCATGTGATGAGTACACGCCTGGATATAGTACCCCAACGAAAAGAACACGCCGTACTTCGCGGCGTGAAGAACCCCTGGGTTCAAGCCGGTGGCTATTGGACCGAACCGATGGAAGACAGCACGGTCTTGGCCATGGCTCAGCCACTTCAAACCATGGAAGCCGGCTCGCCTGCGGCCGAAGGTAAAATGCCTTGCCCTGGGGTTTGGGTGCGAAATTACCAATCTAAAAGCGGAAAGCAAGGTCGCGTCTTTACCACCACTTACGGAGCTTCCGAGGATCTGCTGAACGATGGCTTTCGTCGAATGATGGTTAACGGTTGTCTCTGGGCGGCGGGTATGGAGCAGCAGATCAAGCCTGACTTAAACATCGACTTTGTCGGACCTTATCAACCGGTCACATTTCGTTTCGGAGGCCACCGCAAAGGAGTAACACCAGCCGAGCTTCAAGGCTGGGATGTCCCCATCCTGCCAGACCATTCACAGGGTAGTAAAAAAAAAGTAACGGCAATGAAAGCTCCGCCTCGTGAGCAGAGACGCAATGCCAGAAAGCGAACGGTAAAAGATGCCAAAAACTCCCGGATCGAGAACCCGCCAGAGGTAACCGACGCTGACTTTTCCGCGTTTGCCATTTATGAAAAGACGGCTCCTCGGCCCAAATCCGCTGATCCTGTTCCCACGTCGCTTCCGCTGAAGTTGAAAAAGGGGGACCACGTCGCTCTCATCGGGAACACGCTGTTCGAGCGATCGCAAGATTTCGGTCATTTTGAAGCGATGCTGCAGAAGAAGTTTCCGCAGCATCAATTGGTGGTTCGTCACTTGGCATGGTCGGCCGATGCGATCGACGTTCAGCCGCGTCCAGACAACTTTGCCGACACTCAGCAGCATTTAGTACACGAGAACGCGGACGTCATCCTGGCAGCTTTCGGTTTCAACGAATCGTTCGCAGGGCCAGCCGGCCTGGCTGATTTTCGACAAGCACTGACGAAGTATCTTTCCGACCTCAAATCGAAATCGTTCAACGGCAAGTCGGCCGCGCGAATTGTTTTAGTTTCTCCGATCGCCAACGAGAACATCGATAACGTCCCTGCCGCATCACTGAATAATGCCAACATTCAGCTCTATATCGATGTCATGCAGGAGGTCGCCGCTGAACAAGAGGTAGCGTTCGTGAATGTCTTTCCGGCAACCGCTGCCGAGATGGACAGCCCTGGTACCGATCTGACAATCAACGGCGTGCATTTAAATCAGTCAGGCGATCAGGTCTTCTCGGCGGCACTCTTTCAGCAGCTATTTCAGGAAGAACCACCGGCAGTTAGCGAGTTGCTTCTCGACACGATTGTGGACAAGAACACTCAGTTCTTCCGCCGCTTTCGCCCGTTGAACACATTCTATTACACCGGGGGCCGCAACAAGGATTACGGCTATCTCGACTTTCTGCCAGCGATGCGAAACTTCGACATGATGGTCGCCAATCGTGATGAGCGAATCTGGGATATCGCTCAGGGGAAAGATGTACCAGCGAAGGTTGACGACTCGAACGTCCCGTCGTTGCCGATGACCAAACAGAGTCGGGGGGCAAATGAATGGATGTCTGCCGAGGATGAAAAAAAGGCGTTTGACGTCGACCCGCGTTTCGAGGTCAATCTATTCGCCGGCGAAGAAGAGTTTCCGGATATTGTCAATCCAATTCAAATGCGGTGGGATTCAAAGGCCCGTTTGTGGGTCAGTTGCTCGACCACTTATCCGCACGTTTATCCCGGTAACGAGCCAGACGATAAGCTGGTCATCCTGGAAGACACCGATGGCGACGGCAAAGCCGATAAATCGACGGTTTTCGCCGATAACCTGCACATTCCGCTTTCGTTCGAGTTTGGGGACGGCGGGGTTTATGTTTCCGAGCAACCTCACCTGTCATTTTTGAAGGACAACGACGGAGACGACAAAGCCGATGTTCATAAGGTTGTCTTGCGTGGCTTTGGCACCGAGGATTCTCATCACTCGCTACATGACTTTACCTGGACACCGGACGGCGATTTGATCTTCCGTGAATCAATCTTTCATCATTCCCAAGTCGAGACACCTTACGGCCCAGTCCGGCAGCAAAATAGCGGTTGGTTCCGCTTCGATCCGAAGGCCCAGCGTTTGATTAGTTTTGGCACGTACCACAGTACCAACCCCTGGGGCGTAACGTTCGACCATTGGGGCCAGCACATGGCAAGCCATCCCGTCTACGCGGAAGCACATCATGCGGTCGATCCGCCATTTCCGCTGCAGAACGATCGTCCCAAAGGATTACAGGCTTACTCTGGGGTCTGCGGTCACCATTTCGTGGACTGGTCGACCTTTCCTAGCGAGCTTCAAGGAACCTTTATCAAGGTGCGTTACAAGCCCACCAATCGCGTAGAGATATTGAACTGGAAAGAGGGACCTTTCGGCTATACCGAGGAGTACGTGGGGGACCTGCTGTTTTCCAGGAATCTCAGTTTCATCCCGGTCGATCTGCAATGGGGGCCTCGTGGGGCACTGTATGTCTGCGATTGGTACAACCCGATCAAAGGGCACGCACAATATTCCTTACGCGACGAACGTCGCGATCGCCATTCCGGACGCATCTGGCGCATCACGGCCAAAGGCATGCCGCTGCAAGATCTACCCAAGATTGCGGATGCTTCCAATGAAGAATTAATCGAGCTCCTTAAACGGCCTGAGTACGCCGTACGGTTTATGGCCAAGCGAGAGCTCGGTGACCGTGACCAGGCCCAAGTGAAACGCCTGCTCGATGCTTGGCTAAAGACACTTGATCCGAGTGATCCCGAGTACCGTCATCATCAGATGGAAGGGATCTGGACCTATCGTTGGATCGACGCGGTCGACATGGTTCCGACCGGGGAAGGGACTCCTGAAAGAGACCTCCCGGTTGCTGTCGGAGTTCTCGAAGATCTATTAGCGTGCGATAATCAACATGCCAGAGCAGCGGCAACCAAGCAGCTTCGCTATTGGTATCCGTATGTGCCCCAGTGGGAACAGCGATTAAAGACCGCTGCCAACGATAAGAACGCGATTGTTCGCATGCAGGCAGCGATCGCCGCCACATACATCGGCAGCAAACCGGCGTTTACAGCCATGCTCGATGTGCTTAAGCATCCTCGTGACGGGCACGTCGCGTATGCGATCACGAGCGCCCTGATGTCTAAGCCGATGCGGACCCACTGGGAAGGGAATCCACGCTATGGCATTGCTCGTATTCTCAAGCAGTCCGCTAAAGACTCGGAGATCAAAGAGCCCAAGCCAACGGTGGCCCAGGCAAAGTTCGATGCGCAGAAAGATCTACGTGAGGTCAAGATTACCTGCCTGGACGAGCGAATGCTTTTCGATGTGAAGCACTTCATGGTCAAGCCTGGTCAGCCCCTTAAGATCGTCTTTACCAATCCTGATGCAACGGACCATAACTTTGTCATTGTGCAGCCAGATGCTTTGGCCGAAGTTGGCATGGCGGCGAATGAAATGGCGAAAGACCCGACCAACGCAGACTCTGACTTCATCCCTCGCGAGAAAATGGATTTGATCATCGAGAACACGCCGATGATCGGGCCGACCAGGGCCGCCCAAATCGCTGTCCTTCGCTTTAACGCCCCAAAAGAGGAAGGCATCTATCCCTACGTTTGCACTTTCCCAGGGCACTGGGTCGTGATGAATGGCGTGATGGTCGTCGCTCAGGATGACGCGAGTGCTCAAGCACTCATGGATGCCAGCGTCCCTCAGGTGATCAAAGAATGGAAGATGACCGACTTCGCCGATTTTGCGGACCATCCGCGTCAGAAAGACGATGCGACACTCGTTCGCGGAATGACTGCGTTCGTGAAAGCACGCTGCAACCAGTGTCACGTCGTGGCCGGACATGGTACCAATCTCGGTCCTGATCTGACCGAGTCAGTGAAGAAGCTGAAAGGGAAAGAACTCTTGCAGCAAATGGTCGATCCATCGAGTCAGGTCAACGAGAAATTTCAGAACGTTCAATTTCTCACTATCGGCGGACGAGTGATTACTGGGGTCGTTGTCAAAGAGGATAAGGAAGCATTTCATGTCGCGACCAACCTTCTGACCCCCAATAGTTTGACGACCATTCCAAAAGATGATGTTGAACAGATGGCCCAGTCGAAGATTTCTCCGATGCCTGGAGGCTTGCTGAATACTTTGACCAAGCAGGAGATTTACGACCTTCATTCCTATCTGGAAGCAGGCGGTTATGAGATGCCAGAGCATCTGAAACATCTGCATAATCACGGCACTCACGGCGAAGGCAACTAG
- a CDS encoding AAA family ATPase — protein MAELWPQIEDDFNNLFLALSRELDGSRFQIDFRGEFNEFSEIPWDEISETYRKKGNYPESLVRMALASDCLHHLGMAILADHRIEEHEFDISFSMAMPLASSLCTLSRFRRYGTLDRNQWDVFLNAFMNDREWFGGNCQETRNLSLVLCLIVHHLGRDTNLLPIYERMIRTIVGAVFEWGPSTDVERDLVDKLDRMFAACLGRSSYTSRTVSRFKKNPSPLDVLKRRDPEPLKKEAIEEYGPPDQVLKEAREELDSLIGLNSVKTEVNRLMAYLKIQKQRREHGLKQSSQTLHFVFKGNPGTGKTTVARIIGKILYGFQILKTPKLVEGDRAALVSGYVGQTALKTDELVDSALDGVLFIDEAYALSNPSGQHDFGQEAINTLLKRMEDNRDQLVVIVAGYPRLMQQFIETNPGLESRFTRYIDFDDFAVADLCRIFEKFCTDAQYELTTDARAIASILFTTAYQGRDERFGNARFVRNVFERAVGLHSERLAALPEGTITREALIDFTSEDIPLEVFDPLKGKTIDIEKAEWLATCPGCGLESEGGAKFLGQRVTCRKCQEKFQFPWWHVRPESVHGIDIELLKPR, from the coding sequence GTGGCAGAATTGTGGCCCCAAATCGAAGACGACTTCAACAACCTTTTTTTGGCTCTCAGCCGAGAGCTTGACGGTTCCCGTTTTCAGATCGATTTCCGCGGAGAATTCAACGAATTTAGCGAGATCCCTTGGGACGAGATTTCCGAAACCTATCGCAAGAAAGGGAATTATCCGGAATCGCTTGTGCGGATGGCACTGGCAAGCGATTGTCTTCATCACTTGGGGATGGCTATTCTGGCCGATCATCGCATTGAAGAGCACGAGTTCGATATATCGTTCTCGATGGCGATGCCGCTAGCCAGTAGTCTTTGTACACTCTCTCGCTTTCGACGATATGGCACCCTCGATCGCAACCAGTGGGATGTTTTTCTCAACGCGTTCATGAACGATCGCGAGTGGTTTGGCGGAAACTGCCAAGAGACTCGCAACTTGAGCCTGGTGCTCTGCTTGATCGTGCACCATTTGGGCCGCGATACAAATCTGCTGCCTATCTATGAACGAATGATTCGCACCATCGTTGGCGCGGTGTTCGAGTGGGGGCCATCGACCGACGTCGAGCGCGACCTGGTCGACAAACTTGATCGTATGTTTGCAGCGTGTCTGGGTAGAAGTTCCTATACATCTCGAACCGTGAGCCGCTTTAAAAAGAACCCCTCACCATTAGACGTATTAAAGCGGAGAGATCCAGAACCACTCAAGAAGGAAGCAATCGAAGAATACGGGCCTCCAGACCAGGTCTTGAAAGAGGCCCGAGAAGAGCTCGATAGTTTGATCGGTTTGAATTCAGTAAAGACCGAAGTTAATCGGCTCATGGCTTACCTTAAAATTCAGAAGCAGCGTCGTGAGCATGGCCTGAAGCAATCTTCTCAAACGTTGCACTTCGTCTTTAAAGGCAACCCCGGAACCGGCAAGACAACCGTCGCTCGCATCATCGGTAAGATTCTGTATGGTTTTCAGATCTTGAAGACACCCAAACTGGTCGAAGGAGACCGGGCCGCTTTGGTGAGCGGTTATGTGGGACAAACGGCATTGAAAACCGACGAACTCGTCGATTCGGCCCTGGATGGGGTGCTTTTTATTGACGAGGCCTACGCTCTTTCCAATCCAAGTGGGCAACATGACTTCGGACAGGAAGCGATCAACACGCTTCTCAAGCGAATGGAAGATAACCGCGACCAGTTGGTGGTGATCGTGGCCGGTTACCCACGTCTCATGCAGCAATTCATCGAAACCAACCCAGGCCTGGAAAGCCGATTCACGCGATACATTGATTTCGATGACTTCGCTGTCGCGGATCTCTGCCGGATTTTCGAGAAGTTCTGTACCGATGCCCAGTACGAGTTAACGACTGATGCCAGGGCGATCGCCAGCATTCTATTTACGACCGCCTATCAGGGGCGCGACGAACGCTTCGGCAATGCCCGATTCGTCCGAAACGTTTTCGAGCGAGCTGTAGGCCTGCATTCGGAACGTCTTGCCGCCCTACCAGAAGGAACCATCACGCGAGAAGCTCTCATCGACTTCACAAGCGAAGACATCCCGCTCGAAGTTTTTGACCCGCTTAAGGGAAAAACAATCGATATCGAGAAAGCCGAGTGGCTCGCGACTTGCCCCGGATGCGGTTTAGAAAGTGAGGGTGGGGCCAAGTTCCTAGGACAACGTGTTACCTGTCGCAAGTGCCAAGAGAAGTTTCAATTCCCCTGGTGGCACGTGCGTCCAGAATCGGTCCACGGTATTGATATCGAACTGCTGAAACCGCGTTAA
- a CDS encoding DUF1552 domain-containing protein — MSNQLSRRTFLRATGIAMGLPLLSSMGATRLLAKDQSGEASDVRRMLAICAPLGIHTPNLFPEKSGKDYELTPYLKPMESLRNKFSVISGMMHPDVDGGHAAEKSFLTGAAHPGQPSFQNTISVDQLAAEQLGYKTRLGSLTLAVDHSSLSYTRSGVQIPAENRPSKLFAKLFLEGTKQEKEEQMRRIEDGQSIMDLVQDQTKKVTKKVGRKDNQTLDQYFTSVRELEQRLVQAEAWATRPKPEVDRKQPEDITDRAELTQRLRLMYEMIFLAIQTDSTRFISLVAPGGNEVVSLDGVDDGWHNLSHHGRDPDKIEMLTIIELEEMRLLAELMQKLEDSREGNRSLLDQTAILFGSSLGNASSHNNTNLPIIAAGGHFRHGQHIAYQEDKAPPLCNLLVSYLQHVGLETDQFSSGRSTLTELSSV, encoded by the coding sequence ATGTCGAACCAACTTAGTCGTCGAACGTTCTTGCGTGCCACTGGGATTGCGATGGGCCTCCCGCTACTTAGCAGCATGGGGGCGACTCGATTACTGGCCAAAGATCAGTCCGGCGAAGCGAGTGACGTCCGTCGCATGCTGGCCATCTGCGCGCCGCTGGGTATTCACACGCCCAATCTTTTCCCAGAAAAGTCGGGAAAGGACTATGAATTGACCCCCTATCTCAAGCCCATGGAAAGCTTGCGCAATAAGTTCTCGGTCATCTCGGGGATGATGCATCCGGACGTAGATGGTGGTCACGCGGCGGAGAAAAGCTTCCTGACCGGGGCCGCTCATCCTGGTCAGCCCAGTTTTCAAAACACGATTTCAGTCGATCAACTAGCGGCCGAGCAGCTTGGGTACAAAACGCGTTTGGGGTCGCTGACTTTGGCCGTCGATCACAGCAGTCTTTCCTACACACGTAGCGGCGTGCAAATTCCGGCCGAGAACCGTCCGTCGAAGCTCTTTGCGAAGCTCTTTCTCGAAGGAACGAAGCAGGAAAAAGAAGAACAGATGCGGCGGATCGAAGATGGCCAAAGCATCATGGATCTAGTGCAGGACCAAACGAAGAAAGTGACCAAGAAGGTAGGTCGCAAAGATAATCAAACACTTGACCAGTACTTCACTAGCGTCCGCGAATTGGAGCAACGACTTGTCCAGGCAGAGGCCTGGGCCACACGGCCGAAGCCAGAAGTCGACCGTAAACAGCCTGAAGATATTACAGATCGAGCCGAGTTGACCCAGCGTCTGCGGCTTATGTACGAGATGATCTTTCTGGCGATCCAAACCGATTCGACACGATTCATTTCGCTCGTCGCACCTGGCGGCAACGAAGTCGTGTCGCTCGATGGCGTGGACGACGGTTGGCATAACTTAAGCCATCACGGTCGCGACCCTGACAAGATCGAGATGCTCACGATTATCGAACTGGAAGAGATGCGGCTGCTGGCCGAACTTATGCAAAAGCTGGAAGACTCCCGAGAGGGAAATCGTTCGCTATTAGACCAAACGGCGATCCTATTCGGTTCTAGTCTCGGCAACGCGTCGAGTCACAATAACACCAATTTGCCAATCATCGCCGCTGGTGGCCATTTCCGGCACGGGCAACACATCGCCTATCAAGAAGACAAGGCCCCGCCTCTTTGCAATTTGCTGGTGAGCTACTTGCAGCATGTAGGACTTGAAACCGATCAGTTCTCGTCAGGCCGTAGCACGTTGACCGAATTGTCATCCGTTTAA
- a CDS encoding DUF1592 domain-containing protein, with protein MFKTHCVECHGADTQEASLRFDTLEFPSAGLDNAHVWSRVVHAVERGEMPPDYQEQPTDEERSQLIRQIVETVSHAVERPISLRRLNRQEYENTVHDLLGIDVPLVDLLPEDGKVQGFDKGIDGLSFSSVLLEEYLNAANVAFDATIRRIEPLSPETRRAELMQIKENIDSVKKKKGGVIEVDGSLVKFTPGWPPARIDDAHPIEDGVYRCRVAIWPHEPSDRTISVALYVGALFGPDTQDFMGIFDATGTPQDPRIVEFTCRMKAGDTIHLVPRVWPEHVTWRDKHEKRPGVGIAWVETYGPIDQAFPSEATKKLFGDVKSISMKEQWPVWMRHRKNVKSHIVESSQPSEDLQRMLRDFIPRAFRRPVSPEEMQPFIDLAVDRLESGRTFEQAARTGVTAVLCSPQFLLINREPVVDDYAIASRMSYFLWSTMPDEELLKLAAEGKLSEPEVRRDQVSRMIVDPKIENLVNDFTAQWLDLRDIEFTTPDKKLYPEYDPLLVDGMLGETREFFEHVLKEDLSVMNFVDSDWTFLNRRMAGHYGLPEVDSHEHFQKVTLPQDSIRGGVLTHASVLKVTANGTTTSPVIRGVWVLDKMLGRPSPPPPPGVPAVEPDIRGATTIREQLDKHRNTAACASCHKRIDPPGFALEEFDAIGGHRDFYRSIGEGEKIPGRKSYRKGPDVESAFQMADGREFDSFVQFRQQMVDDEPLVARAIAEKLLVYATGRRMGLAQRDAVDNIEAASGKNDHGLKTMIQAVVESDLFLAP; from the coding sequence ATGTTCAAAACCCATTGTGTCGAGTGCCACGGCGCCGACACCCAGGAAGCGAGCTTGCGTTTCGACACGCTCGAGTTTCCTTCAGCGGGTCTCGACAACGCTCATGTGTGGTCGCGCGTCGTGCATGCCGTAGAGCGAGGAGAGATGCCGCCTGATTACCAGGAGCAACCCACTGACGAGGAAAGAAGCCAACTGATTCGGCAGATTGTCGAGACCGTTTCGCACGCCGTTGAGCGACCGATTTCACTGCGCCGACTCAATCGCCAAGAGTATGAAAATACGGTACACGACCTGCTTGGAATTGATGTTCCCCTGGTCGATCTTCTACCGGAAGATGGCAAGGTTCAGGGATTCGACAAAGGGATCGACGGGCTCAGCTTTTCTTCGGTGCTGTTGGAAGAGTATTTGAATGCAGCCAACGTTGCGTTCGATGCGACTATTCGTCGGATTGAACCTCTTTCGCCTGAAACCCGCCGTGCCGAACTGATGCAGATCAAAGAGAACATTGATTCGGTGAAAAAGAAAAAGGGGGGCGTCATCGAGGTCGACGGTTCGTTGGTTAAGTTCACACCAGGCTGGCCGCCGGCCCGGATCGACGACGCGCACCCCATTGAAGATGGCGTGTACCGATGCCGTGTAGCGATTTGGCCGCACGAGCCTAGCGATCGCACGATTTCGGTGGCATTGTATGTCGGCGCGCTCTTTGGCCCCGACACGCAAGACTTCATGGGCATCTTCGACGCAACCGGCACGCCGCAAGATCCACGAATTGTCGAGTTTACTTGTCGGATGAAAGCAGGGGATACGATCCACCTGGTGCCGCGCGTGTGGCCAGAGCATGTCACTTGGCGAGACAAACACGAGAAACGGCCAGGCGTCGGCATTGCCTGGGTAGAAACCTACGGCCCTATCGATCAGGCGTTTCCTTCCGAGGCGACAAAAAAACTGTTTGGCGACGTCAAGAGTATCTCGATGAAAGAACAGTGGCCGGTCTGGATGAGACATCGCAAGAACGTCAAAAGTCATATTGTCGAGTCTTCACAGCCCAGCGAAGATTTACAGCGGATGCTGAGAGACTTCATTCCACGTGCCTTTCGCCGACCGGTCTCCCCTGAGGAGATGCAGCCGTTTATTGACCTCGCCGTCGATCGTTTAGAGAGTGGACGTACTTTCGAGCAGGCTGCCCGCACCGGCGTTACGGCTGTGCTGTGTTCGCCGCAGTTCCTCCTTATCAACCGCGAGCCAGTCGTCGACGATTACGCGATTGCTTCGCGGATGTCGTACTTCCTCTGGTCGACCATGCCGGATGAGGAACTCTTAAAGCTTGCTGCCGAGGGTAAGCTGAGCGAGCCAGAGGTTCGCCGGGATCAAGTCAGTCGCATGATCGTGGACCCGAAAATTGAGAATCTGGTGAACGACTTCACCGCGCAGTGGCTCGACCTGCGTGACATTGAATTTACCACGCCAGATAAGAAGCTGTATCCCGAGTACGACCCGCTGCTTGTGGATGGGATGCTCGGCGAAACCCGCGAATTCTTCGAGCATGTTCTTAAAGAAGATTTAAGCGTGATGAACTTCGTCGACTCAGACTGGACGTTCCTCAATCGACGCATGGCCGGACACTACGGCCTGCCGGAAGTCGATAGCCACGAACATTTTCAGAAAGTGACGCTACCACAAGATAGTATTCGCGGCGGCGTGCTGACGCATGCCAGTGTGCTCAAGGTTACTGCCAACGGCACGACGACTTCTCCGGTGATTCGCGGCGTGTGGGTGCTCGATAAGATGCTCGGTCGCCCGTCTCCGCCGCCACCTCCTGGCGTGCCAGCGGTCGAGCCTGATATTCGTGGGGCGACCACCATTCGCGAACAACTTGATAAGCATCGTAATACTGCGGCTTGTGCGAGTTGTCATAAGCGAATCGATCCGCCAGGATTCGCACTTGAAGAATTTGACGCCATCGGCGGGCATCGCGATTTTTATCGATCGATTGGCGAGGGAGAGAAGATTCCCGGACGCAAGTCGTACCGTAAAGGGCCGGATGTAGAGTCTGCTTTCCAGATGGCCGACGGACGTGAATTCGATAGCTTCGTTCAATTTCGACAGCAAATGGTCGACGACGAACCATTGGTGGCTCGGGCGATTGCCGAGAAATTATTGGTCTACGCAACCGGTCGTAGGATGGGACTTGCCCAGCGGGATGCCGTCGACAATATCGAGGCCGCATCAGGCAAGAACGACCATGGTCTTAAGACGATGATTCAAGCCGTGGTGGAAAGTGATCTGTTCCTCGCTCCCTAA